A region of Sugiyamaella lignohabitans strain CBS 10342 chromosome A, complete sequence DNA encodes the following proteins:
- the ANB1 gene encoding translation elongation factor eIF-5A (Translation elongation factor eIF-5A; may function in translation initiation; structural homolog of bacterial EF-P; undergoes an essential hypusination modification; HYP2 has a paralog, ANB1, that arose from the whole genome duplication; GO_component: GO:0005737 - cytoplasm [Evidence IEA,IEA]; GO_component: GO:0005737 - cytoplasm [Evidence IDA] [PMID 11914276]; GO_component: GO:0022626 - cytosolic ribosome [Evidence IPI] [PMID 16215987]; GO_component: GO:0005739 - mitochondrion [Evidence IDA] [PMID 14576278]; GO_component: GO:0005739 - mitochondrion [Evidence IDA] [PMID 16823961]; GO_function: GO:0003723 - RNA binding [Evidence IEA,IEA]; GO_function: GO:0003723 - RNA binding [Evidence IDA] [PMID 19120453]; GO_function: GO:0043022 - ribosome binding [Evidence IEA]; GO_function: GO:0043022 - ribosome binding [Evidence IPI] [PMID 16215987]; GO_function: GO:0003746 - translation elongation factor activity [Evidence IEA,IEA]; GO_function: GO:0003746 - translation elongation factor activity [Evidence IDA,IMP] [PMID 19424157]; GO_function: GO:0003743 - translation initiation factor activity [Evidence IDA] [PMID 21451136]; GO_process: GO:0008612 - peptidyl-lysine modification to peptidyl-hypusine [Evidence IEA]; GO_process: GO:0045901 - positive regulation of translational elongation [Evidence IEA]; GO_process: GO:0045901 - positive regulation of translational elongation [Evidence IGI,IMP] [PMID 19338753]; GO_process: GO:0045901 - positive regulation of translational elongation [Evidence IDA,IMP] [PMID 19424157]; GO_process: GO:0045948 - positive regulation of translational initiation [Evidence IDA] [PMID 21451136]; GO_process: GO:0045905 - positive regulation of translational termination [Evidence IEA]; GO_process: GO:0045905 - positive regulation of translational termination [Evidence IDA] [PMID 19424157]; GO_process: GO:0006412 - translation [Evidence IEA]; GO_process: GO:0006414 - translational elongation [Evidence IEA]; GO_process: GO:0006452 - translational frameshifting [Evidence IEA]; GO_process: GO:0006452 - translational frameshifting [Evidence IMP] [PMID 19424157]), translating to MQCSALRKNGHVVIKGRPCKIVDMSTSKTGKHGHAKVHLVAIDIFTNKKLEDLSPSTHNMEVPNVTRTEYTLVNIDDDYLNLLDADNNSKDDVKVPEGELGQKIQADFDDGKDLLVTIISAMGEEAAISYKEAPKSG from the coding sequence ATGCAATGTTCCGCTCTCAGAAAGAACGGACACGTTGTCATCAAGGGTCGTCCCTGTAAGATTGTTGACATGTCTACCTCCAAGACTGGTAAGCACGGTCACGCCAAGGTCCACTTGGTTGCCATTGATATCTTCACCAACAAGAAGTTGGAAGATTTGTCTCCCTCTACCCACAACATGGAGGTCCCCAACGTCACCCGTACTGAGTACACCCTCGTTAACATCGACGACGACTACCTCAACCTTTTGGACGCTGACAACAACTCCAAGGACGATGTCAAGGTCCCCGAGGGTGAGCTTGGTCAAAAGATCCAAGCCGACTTCGACGACGGAAAGGATCTCCTTGTCACCATCATCTCTGCCATGGGTGAGGAGGCTGCCATCTCCTACAAGGAGGCCCCCAAGTCCGGTTAA